A window of Streptomyces sp. DG1A-41 contains these coding sequences:
- a CDS encoding ATP-binding cassette domain-containing protein has translation MTEPLLSVRGLTKDFQVGTVFSRRRVRAVNDVSFDLPAGRITALVGESGSGKSTIARCLARLEQPTAGEVLLDGEDVLRTERRRASRAYRRKVQMVFQDPFGSLNPVHRIEHFLTRALVLHSHSATPEALRELMTTVGLTEDMLQSYPHELSGGQRQRVSIARALAVEPRLILADEPTSMLDVSVRVGVLNLMRRLRDERNIAMLYITHDLGSARYLADTTMVMFAGELVEGGDALAVMDAPAHPYTRLLLSAVPDPERAGSYDPVERARLREAILNPTSCPYGDDGTCSRTEPVRHIVGEDDGQPHWVRCHLRAPASDIARRVLKATDRPDGEATDTTEKAETTAA, from the coding sequence ATGACCGAACCCCTGCTGTCCGTACGCGGTCTGACCAAGGACTTCCAGGTCGGCACCGTCTTCTCCCGGCGCCGTGTCCGTGCCGTCAACGACGTGTCCTTCGACCTGCCGGCCGGCCGGATCACCGCCCTGGTCGGCGAGTCCGGCAGCGGCAAGTCCACCATCGCCCGCTGCCTCGCCCGCCTCGAACAGCCCACCGCCGGTGAGGTGTTGCTGGACGGCGAGGATGTCCTGCGCACCGAGCGGCGCCGGGCATCACGGGCGTACCGCCGCAAGGTCCAGATGGTGTTCCAGGACCCCTTCGGCTCACTCAACCCCGTCCACCGCATCGAGCACTTCCTCACCCGGGCCCTCGTCCTGCACAGCCACTCCGCCACACCAGAGGCGCTGCGCGAGCTGATGACGACGGTCGGCCTGACCGAGGACATGCTTCAGTCCTACCCGCACGAACTCTCCGGCGGCCAGCGTCAGCGCGTCTCCATCGCTCGCGCGTTGGCGGTGGAGCCACGCCTCATCCTGGCCGACGAACCGACGTCGATGCTGGATGTCTCCGTGCGCGTCGGCGTGCTCAACCTGATGCGGCGCCTGCGCGACGAGCGGAACATCGCCATGCTCTACATCACGCACGACCTGGGCTCCGCCCGCTACCTCGCGGACACCACGATGGTGATGTTCGCCGGCGAACTCGTCGAGGGCGGCGACGCACTGGCCGTCATGGACGCCCCCGCCCACCCCTACACCCGCCTGCTGCTGTCCGCTGTACCCGACCCCGAACGGGCCGGCAGCTACGACCCCGTCGAGCGCGCCAGGCTGCGCGAGGCGATCCTCAACCCCACGTCCTGCCCCTACGGCGACGATGGCACGTGCAGCCGCACCGAGCCCGTCCGCCACATCGTCGGCGAGGACGACGGACAACCTCACTGGGTGCGCTGCCACCTGCGCGCACCCGCCTCCGACATCGCCCGCCGGGTCCTCAAGGCCACCGACCGGCCGGACGGCGAGGCCACCGACACCACCGAGAAAGCGGAGACCACCGCCGCATGA
- a CDS encoding Ig-like domain-containing protein: MSQVPEKRRRMKEMAYLAALTVVSALTLVGCGLSAASSASPRPSDITIKPVTDASGRAEPDRPIHCTATHAHLTKVSVTRSNGSVVSGSLDPSAGTWTPSQPLSLQARYTVVATAAGTSGKPVSKRLNIETISPADTVTAQSITPATGSDVGNAQPVVVVFTKAVTDEAAVQKALSVTDTDHVTGAWRWVTNRRVDYRPRTYWPLGDKITVKGDLEGVNAGGSLWATGDYTHTFTVDSDVHAVVNPKARTMAIYRGSKLIRTLPISTGGAGDQTWGGNLVVLDKEAKVQMTSCSVGLSCTPGSPTYYNLPVYWDVHLTWSGTYIHDASWDNATIGRVDNSHGCVHLNASDGKWFFNTVEPGDLVRVINPSKPVTLDNGDGDWNLSWSQWSTPDATR; this comes from the coding sequence ATGAGTCAGGTGCCGGAAAAGCGTCGGCGCATGAAGGAGATGGCCTACCTCGCCGCGCTCACGGTGGTCTCCGCGCTCACGCTGGTCGGGTGTGGTCTCAGCGCGGCGTCGTCGGCGTCGCCCCGGCCGAGCGACATCACGATAAAGCCGGTGACGGACGCCTCCGGCCGAGCCGAGCCTGACCGGCCCATTCACTGCACGGCCACCCACGCACACCTGACCAAGGTCTCCGTCACCCGCTCGAACGGTTCCGTCGTCAGCGGCTCCCTCGACCCGTCGGCCGGTACATGGACGCCGTCTCAACCGCTGAGCCTCCAGGCCCGTTACACGGTCGTCGCCACGGCCGCCGGTACATCCGGAAAGCCGGTCAGCAAGCGCCTGAACATCGAGACGATCAGTCCGGCCGACACCGTCACCGCCCAGTCCATCACCCCCGCCACGGGGTCCGACGTCGGCAATGCCCAGCCAGTAGTCGTCGTGTTCACGAAGGCTGTGACCGATGAGGCCGCCGTCCAGAAAGCACTGTCCGTGACCGACACGGACCACGTCACCGGAGCCTGGCGATGGGTGACCAACCGCCGTGTCGACTACCGTCCCCGAACGTACTGGCCCCTGGGCGACAAGATCACCGTGAAAGGCGACCTGGAAGGAGTGAACGCAGGAGGGAGCCTCTGGGCGACCGGCGACTACACACACACCTTCACGGTTGACTCCGACGTGCACGCGGTAGTCAATCCCAAGGCCCGGACCATGGCGATCTATCGAGGAAGCAAGCTGATCCGGACACTCCCGATATCGACCGGCGGGGCCGGCGACCAGACCTGGGGCGGCAACCTGGTCGTGCTCGACAAGGAGGCCAAGGTCCAGATGACATCGTGCAGCGTCGGCCTCAGCTGCACTCCCGGTAGTCCCACCTACTACAACCTGCCGGTCTACTGGGACGTCCACCTGACGTGGAGTGGTACGTACATCCACGACGCGTCATGGGACAACGCGACCATCGGCAGGGTGGACAACTCCCACGGATGCGTCCACCTGAACGCATCCGACGGGAAGTGGTTCTTCAACACCGTGGAACCGGGAGACCTCGTCCGGGTCATCAACCCGTCCAAGCCGGTGACGCTGGACAACGGGGACGGCGACTGGAACTTGTCCTGGTCCCAATGGAGCACACCCGACGCCACACGGTGA
- a CDS encoding helix-turn-helix domain-containing protein, with protein MSRGPRAVEVVLSDEERAELLRWAGGAVAPRLVERARIVLACADGKPNTRVAAEFKVTADTVRKWRSRFAARRMAGLADEPRPAGASRSWCSVMTNGLS; from the coding sequence ATGTCTCGGGGTCCTCGTGCCGTCGAAGTTGTGCTGTCCGATGAGGAGCGCGCCGAGTTGCTGCGCTGGGCGGGCGGGGCGGTGGCGCCCCGTCTTGTCGAGCGGGCACGCATCGTCTTGGCGTGCGCGGACGGGAAGCCGAATACGCGTGTGGCGGCGGAGTTCAAGGTAACCGCGGACACGGTGAGGAAGTGGCGGTCGCGGTTTGCTGCCCGGCGGATGGCCGGACTTGCGGATGAGCCGCGGCCGGCCGGCGCAAGTCGGAGCTGGTGCTCAGTGATGACGAACGGGCTCAGCTGA
- a CDS encoding IS630 family transposase → MVLSDDERAQLTRWARRAKTAQFLALRARIVLLCAEGGTNKQVAAELGVREQSVSRWRARFVKRRLDGLVDEPRPGRPPSILLDQVEDVVIATLESTPGKDTHWSRTSMAERTGLSKSTIGRIWKRFDLKPHLQDAFKLSTDPQFVAKVVDVVGLYHHPPEKAVVLCVDEKSQIQALDRSQPVLPMMPGMPERRTHDYLRHGITSLFAAFNIADGTVISALHRRHRAIEFKKFLVTIDKAVPAGLDVHLVCDNYATHNTAEIRTWLSKHPRFHVHFTPTGSSWMNQVERWFGLLTDKLIRRGVHTSVKALEDDITAWIDTWNENPRPFTWTKTADEILNSLADYLTKVTPPANKNQEET, encoded by the coding sequence CTGGTGCTCAGTGATGACGAACGGGCTCAGCTGACGCGTTGGGCGAGGCGCGCCAAGACCGCGCAGTTCCTGGCTCTGCGCGCGAGAATCGTGCTGCTGTGCGCGGAGGGCGGGACGAACAAGCAGGTGGCGGCCGAACTCGGGGTGCGCGAGCAGTCGGTGAGCCGCTGGCGGGCCCGGTTCGTCAAGCGGCGGCTGGACGGGCTGGTCGACGAGCCGCGGCCCGGCAGGCCGCCCTCGATCCTGCTCGACCAGGTCGAGGACGTGGTCATCGCGACGCTGGAATCCACGCCAGGTAAGGACACGCACTGGTCGCGGACTTCGATGGCCGAGCGCACCGGGCTGTCGAAGTCCACCATCGGGCGGATCTGGAAGCGGTTCGACCTCAAGCCGCACCTGCAGGATGCCTTCAAGCTCTCCACCGATCCGCAGTTCGTCGCGAAGGTCGTCGACGTCGTCGGCCTGTATCACCACCCGCCGGAGAAGGCGGTGGTTCTGTGCGTGGACGAGAAGAGCCAGATTCAGGCGCTGGACCGCTCGCAGCCGGTGCTGCCGATGATGCCGGGCATGCCCGAGCGGCGCACCCACGACTACCTACGGCACGGCATCACCAGCCTGTTCGCCGCCTTCAACATCGCCGACGGCACCGTCATATCGGCACTGCACCGCCGCCACCGGGCGATCGAGTTCAAGAAGTTCCTGGTCACGATCGACAAAGCGGTACCGGCCGGCCTCGACGTCCATCTGGTCTGTGACAACTACGCCACCCACAACACCGCCGAGATCAGGACGTGGCTCAGCAAACACCCCCGGTTCCACGTCCACTTCACTCCGACCGGCTCCTCCTGGATGAACCAGGTCGAGCGGTGGTTCGGCCTGTTGACCGACAAACTCATCCGTCGGGGCGTCCACACCTCCGTGAAGGCCCTGGAGGACGACATCACCGCGTGGATCGACACCTGGAACGAGAATCCGCGGCCCTTCACCTGGACCAAGACCGCCGACGAGATCCTCAACTCACTCGCCGACTACCTCACCAAAGTCACTCCGCCAGCCAACAAAAACCAGGAAGAAACTTAA
- a CDS encoding glycoside hydrolase family 32 protein, whose amino-acid sequence MTHDLTFPSGAPTAEGLAERALRDPLRPRFHFTSPGGWLNDPNGLSHWNGVYHLFYQYNPLAAAHHRIHWGHATSTDLVHWTDEPVALVPGTTGPDRDGCWSGVLVDDGGVPTLVYSGRHGEHELPCVARGSADLRYWTKDPANPVIAAPPEGIDITAFRDHCVWREGELWRQLVGSGIRGAGGTAFLYESDDLRSWRYVGPLLTGDASQNQGALDWTGTMWECVDLFRLGEDEEAGSTDVLVFSAWDEGTTHHPLYWTGRYQGDTFTPTALHRLDHGGRYFYAPQSTRDEHGRRIMFGWLQEGRTDEANAQAGWCGVMSLPRVVTLGADGGLHQAPVPELTELRGERVEVAPGRLADSYTRLPAVRGDQLDIETTLRLAPGATARLVVRETPDGAERTVVEVSRSHDGAGMLRLHRETSSLDPTVDTEPRYGELPLDPDGRVDLRVLVDHSALEIFANGRALTARIYPTRPDEAVGVGVGADGDVALERLDAWQMASVFSDGPRPLWP is encoded by the coding sequence ATGACCCACGACCTCACCTTCCCCTCCGGCGCTCCCACCGCCGAGGGGCTGGCCGAACGCGCCCTGCGCGACCCCCTCCGCCCCCGCTTCCACTTCACCTCGCCCGGTGGCTGGCTCAACGACCCCAACGGGCTGAGCCACTGGAACGGCGTCTACCACCTCTTCTACCAGTACAACCCGCTCGCTGCCGCCCACCACCGCATCCACTGGGGCCACGCCACCAGCACCGACCTCGTCCACTGGACCGACGAACCAGTCGCGCTCGTCCCCGGCACCACCGGCCCCGACCGCGACGGCTGCTGGTCCGGAGTCCTAGTCGACGACGGCGGTGTGCCCACGCTCGTCTACTCGGGCAGGCACGGCGAGCATGAACTCCCGTGCGTGGCCAGAGGATCGGCGGATCTGAGGTACTGGACCAAGGACCCGGCCAACCCGGTCATCGCCGCCCCGCCGGAGGGCATCGACATCACGGCCTTCCGCGACCACTGCGTGTGGCGGGAGGGCGAGCTGTGGCGCCAGCTGGTGGGCTCGGGAATCCGGGGTGCCGGCGGAACTGCCTTCCTGTACGAATCCGACGACCTGCGCAGCTGGCGCTACGTCGGCCCCCTGCTGACCGGCGACGCCTCGCAGAACCAGGGCGCACTCGACTGGACGGGCACCATGTGGGAGTGCGTCGACCTCTTCCGGCTCGGCGAGGACGAGGAGGCCGGCAGCACCGACGTCCTGGTCTTCTCCGCCTGGGACGAGGGCACCACCCACCACCCCCTGTACTGGACCGGCCGCTACCAGGGCGACACCTTCACCCCGACCGCCCTCCACCGCCTCGACCACGGCGGCCGCTACTTCTACGCCCCCCAGTCCACTCGCGACGAACACGGCCGCCGCATCATGTTCGGCTGGCTCCAGGAGGGCCGGACGGACGAGGCGAACGCGCAAGCCGGCTGGTGCGGTGTGATGTCCCTGCCGAGGGTCGTCACGCTCGGCGCAGACGGTGGCCTGCATCAGGCCCCGGTGCCGGAGCTGACCGAGCTGCGGGGGGAGCGCGTAGAGGTGGCTCCGGGCCGGCTGGCCGACTCGTACACCCGGCTGCCCGCCGTGCGCGGGGACCAGCTGGACATCGAGACGACCCTGCGTCTCGCTCCCGGAGCGACCGCCCGGCTCGTGGTCCGTGAGACACCGGACGGAGCGGAACGCACGGTCGTGGAGGTGAGCCGGTCGCACGACGGAGCGGGCATGCTCCGCCTGCACCGCGAGACCAGCAGCCTCGACCCGACGGTCGACACCGAACCCCGTTACGGCGAGCTGCCGTTGGACCCCGACGGGCGTGTCGACCTGCGCGTCCTTGTCGACCACTCCGCACTGGAGATCTTCGCCAACGGGCGTGCCCTGACCGCCCGCATCTACCCCACCCGCCCGGACGAGGCCGTCGGCGTCGGTGTCGGTGCCGACGGCGACGTGGCCCTGGAGCGGCTCGACGCCTGGCAGATGGCGTCGGTCTTCAGCGACGGACCCCGGCCGCTGTGGCCGTGA
- a CDS encoding ABC transporter ATP-binding protein, which produces MEPVLEVNGLRVEYRGDGRTVVGADDVSFSIGAGEVFGLAGESGCGKSTIANAVMRLLKPPAEITAGSIRFQGRDVLALDTRELRAFRWREIAMVFQSAMNSLNPVLTIGEQIVDIFTTHERMKKRAARERAGELLQLVGIDPGRLKAYPHQLSGGMRQRVVIAMAVALRPRLLIMDEPTTALDVVVQQEIMAQIRDLQRELGFSILFITHDMSLMVELSDRMGVMYGGRIVELADAKDLFANPLHPYTEALMNAFPPLTGPRQELTGLFDAPRTADSCGFHVRCPEDRSDCSMNIPDLREVAPGRWVARSLPGAPR; this is translated from the coding sequence ATGGAACCCGTACTTGAGGTGAACGGCCTGCGCGTCGAATACCGCGGTGACGGACGCACCGTCGTTGGCGCCGACGACGTCTCCTTCTCCATCGGCGCCGGAGAGGTCTTCGGCCTCGCCGGTGAGTCCGGCTGCGGCAAGTCGACCATCGCCAACGCGGTGATGCGGCTGCTCAAGCCCCCGGCGGAGATCACCGCGGGCAGCATCCGCTTCCAAGGCCGGGACGTCCTCGCCCTGGACACACGGGAGCTGCGCGCCTTCCGCTGGCGGGAGATCGCCATGGTCTTCCAGTCGGCGATGAACTCCCTCAACCCCGTCCTGACCATCGGCGAGCAGATCGTCGACATCTTCACCACCCACGAGCGGATGAAGAAGCGGGCCGCGCGGGAGCGGGCCGGCGAGCTGCTTCAGCTGGTCGGCATCGACCCGGGAAGGCTGAAGGCGTACCCGCACCAGCTGTCCGGCGGCATGCGTCAGCGCGTGGTCATCGCCATGGCCGTCGCGCTGCGCCCCCGGCTGCTGATCATGGACGAGCCGACCACCGCGCTCGACGTGGTCGTGCAGCAGGAGATCATGGCGCAGATCCGCGATCTCCAGCGGGAGCTGGGCTTCTCCATCCTCTTCATCACCCACGACATGTCCCTGATGGTCGAGCTGTCGGATCGCATGGGCGTGATGTACGGCGGACGGATCGTCGAACTCGCCGACGCCAAGGACCTGTTCGCCAATCCGCTCCACCCCTACACCGAGGCTCTGATGAACGCCTTCCCGCCGCTGACCGGCCCGCGCCAGGAGCTCACCGGCCTCTTCGACGCCCCGCGCACCGCCGACAGCTGCGGCTTCCACGTCCGCTGTCCTGAGGACCGCTCGGACTGCTCCATGAACATCCCCGACCTGCGCGAGGTCGCGCCCGGCCGCTGGGTGGCCCGCAGCCTTCCAGGAGCCCCCCGATGA
- a CDS encoding IS701 family transposase has protein sequence MTGVREDLEAFAAELFDGFFRADQRRWGQAYVRGLLLDGRRKSVEPMAARLGEDGNRQALAHFITSSPWNAAHVRARLAWRMHEAISPEALIIDDTGFLKDGDASACVARQYTGTAGKVTNCQVGVSVHLACDRASAAVNWRLFLPASWDPASPQADAVKVARRTRCGIPAQAGHVEKWQLALDMIDETRSWGVDAPLVVADAGYGDAAAFRLGLEERDLPYAVGISGRHTAHPARARPVQPACAGTGRPPKMQYPEPAQTVKDLLIAAGKAAARPVSWREGSRPGKGRSGFKRMYSRFVALRVRPAGRGIRKATGGPELPERWLLAEWPAGESEPVQFWLSNLPSGMPLATLVRLAKLRWRIEHDYREMKQALGLAHFEGRTWTGWHHHVTLVSAAHAFCTLQRLARDPKDPARA, from the coding sequence ATGACCGGGGTCCGGGAGGACCTGGAGGCGTTCGCGGCGGAGTTGTTCGACGGGTTTTTCCGCGCGGATCAACGGCGGTGGGGGCAGGCGTATGTGCGCGGTCTGCTGCTGGACGGGCGGCGCAAGTCGGTGGAGCCGATGGCGGCCCGTCTCGGTGAGGACGGGAACCGGCAGGCGCTGGCGCATTTCATCACCTCCAGCCCGTGGAATGCGGCCCATGTACGGGCCCGGCTGGCCTGGCGGATGCACGAGGCGATCAGCCCGGAAGCACTGATCATCGACGACACCGGCTTCCTGAAGGACGGGGACGCCTCGGCATGTGTGGCCCGGCAGTACACCGGCACCGCGGGCAAGGTCACCAACTGCCAGGTGGGCGTCTCCGTGCACCTGGCCTGCGACCGTGCCTCCGCCGCGGTCAACTGGCGGCTGTTCCTGCCCGCCTCCTGGGATCCCGCCTCGCCGCAGGCCGATGCGGTCAAGGTCGCCCGCCGCACCCGCTGCGGCATCCCGGCCCAGGCGGGACATGTGGAGAAGTGGCAGCTGGCCCTGGACATGATCGACGAGACCCGGTCATGGGGTGTCGATGCCCCGCTGGTGGTCGCGGACGCCGGCTACGGCGATGCCGCCGCCTTCCGCCTCGGGCTGGAGGAACGAGATCTGCCCTACGCGGTCGGCATCTCCGGCCGCCACACCGCCCATCCGGCCAGGGCCCGGCCCGTCCAACCGGCCTGTGCGGGCACCGGCCGGCCGCCCAAGATGCAGTACCCCGAGCCCGCGCAGACCGTGAAGGACCTGCTCATCGCGGCCGGGAAGGCGGCCGCACGGCCGGTGTCCTGGCGGGAGGGCTCCCGCCCGGGCAAGGGCCGCAGCGGCTTCAAGCGCATGTACTCGCGGTTCGTCGCCCTCAGGGTCCGCCCCGCCGGACGCGGCATCCGCAAGGCCACCGGCGGTCCGGAACTGCCCGAACGCTGGCTGCTGGCCGAGTGGCCGGCCGGTGAGAGCGAGCCGGTGCAGTTCTGGCTGTCGAACCTGCCCTCCGGGATGCCGCTGGCGACGCTGGTGCGGCTGGCCAAGCTCCGCTGGCGCATCGAGCACGACTACCGCGAGATGAAACAGGCCCTGGGACTGGCCCATTTCGAGGGCCGCACCTGGACCGGTTGGCACCACCACGTCACTCTTGTCTCTGCCGCCCATGCCTTCTGCACCCTGCAACGACTGGCCCGAGACCCAAAAGATCCGGCGCGGGCCTGA
- a CDS encoding glycoside hydrolase family 32 protein, translated as MSVSRRTLLLAGGTAATLLPLGGILPAAQAATPSAAGATPSATPIPDPIPVTGTWTRTLDGGQKATAGRRGPALALSEQQLATKGRYAARVTPQSVASVGALVFRAALDGSAGYAAALDPGRARIRLYDLASGHTLATAPLPGAQAGKPYELEVAVDGPELTVHVDGKRLLHTEDHRHDTGSVGLLAQGGTVTFGAPSLSSVTTNLTGWTTSGGTWTASPLGWRAAPTEGATARAVTTTKTYDTALQADLLLHDASAIAALLVRTDAKATRGYGVQVDPEQGRLRLYRIDGDVTLGTYATTIKADTVYRLRVEAEHDELRVHWQTNFLSPDGYTPVITAQDSTHTNGRLAVTASAGEVSFEDIAAADLATGVQGWTDRSGTWTPDLRGIRGENGLRTAPFTDGDLVARADITPGDRSSSAGLVLHASANGSGGYEARLEAGRNAVVLLDRSSGTRLASASGPVRPIASGGTYRVEARATGTTIEVYVDGVRALKTRVSHTKGAAFGTAAAHGTSYFQNVEVRSTADYFTEPYRPTYHYSQLTGSTSDPNGLVHYDGEYHLFHQDQGRWAHAVSTDLVHWQALPIALPWNEYGNCWSGSAVVDADDTSGLFDGGSGLIAYYTSYHPDKPGGNASVRIAYSKDKGRSWQWHGGSTPAVQNPGGPDAGWTFRDPKVIRDEAHDQWLMVVSGGDHIRFFTSTDLLTWTQVSSFGYGDWVTPGVWECPDFFPLPVDGDKDKLKWVLTLSTGAVRATNGSAAQYFTGEWNGTGFTPDQKAGTVLRADSGRDYYAAMSFYGLLDDRRVWLGWMSNWDYPFSAPTGGWNGQLSTPRELTLTDTADGVRLAQRPVPELVTLRTSTTTRKDFAVGPGSANPLAGVRGIAYEIEAEITLGTATEIGFRLRTDDDQYTTVGYDAEAQELFVDRSASGLSDFTQYFAGRTTAPMKTTDGRVTLRVYVDSSSVEAFGADGQAAVTSLIFPTPDADGMAFYAKGGTAHIESLKVHRLDSTFRLVDRMKPLVAAPTGGEFRSDLGKLTITPPAAGRRTARAAPEVSTRTPTRSRPARRRTWTSPPWSGSAAPTRTRAAPSPSSGAPPPTAQTPTASTSTPTCARSAWSPRPTATSTTPPPSPASRPWSAAAQRIRSASSPRATASRCSSTASGSST; from the coding sequence ATGAGCGTGTCCCGCCGTACCCTCCTACTCGCCGGAGGAACCGCCGCCACCCTGCTGCCTCTCGGAGGCATCCTCCCCGCAGCACAGGCCGCCACCCCGAGCGCCGCCGGAGCGACCCCCTCCGCCACCCCGATTCCCGACCCCATCCCCGTCACCGGCACCTGGACCCGCACCTTGGACGGCGGCCAGAAGGCGACCGCCGGCCGTCGCGGGCCCGCCCTCGCCCTGTCCGAGCAGCAACTCGCGACCAAGGGCAGGTACGCGGCCCGCGTCACACCCCAATCCGTCGCTTCGGTGGGCGCGTTGGTGTTCCGGGCGGCCCTGGACGGCTCGGCCGGATACGCGGCCGCCCTCGACCCGGGCCGCGCCCGCATACGGCTCTACGACCTGGCCAGCGGCCACACACTCGCCACCGCTCCACTTCCGGGCGCGCAGGCCGGAAAGCCCTATGAACTCGAAGTGGCAGTCGACGGACCCGAGCTGACGGTGCATGTCGACGGCAAGCGGCTCCTGCACACCGAGGACCACCGCCACGACACCGGCTCGGTGGGCCTGCTCGCCCAGGGCGGCACGGTCACCTTCGGCGCGCCCTCCCTCTCCTCGGTCACCACCAACCTCACCGGCTGGACCACGAGCGGCGGCACCTGGACGGCGAGTCCGCTGGGCTGGCGCGCGGCCCCAACCGAGGGAGCCACCGCCCGCGCGGTCACCACGACCAAGACGTACGACACCGCGCTCCAGGCCGACCTGCTCCTGCACGACGCATCCGCCATCGCCGCATTGCTCGTACGTACCGACGCCAAGGCCACGCGTGGCTACGGCGTCCAAGTCGACCCGGAACAGGGCAGGCTGCGGCTCTATCGCATCGACGGCGACGTCACCCTCGGCACCTACGCGACCACCATCAAGGCTGACACGGTCTACCGCCTGCGCGTCGAAGCGGAACACGACGAGCTGCGCGTGCACTGGCAGACCAACTTCCTCTCCCCCGACGGCTACACGCCGGTCATCACCGCCCAGGACTCCACCCACACGAACGGCCGACTCGCCGTCACGGCATCGGCTGGCGAGGTGTCCTTCGAAGACATCGCCGCTGCCGACCTTGCCACCGGCGTTCAGGGCTGGACGGACCGCTCCGGCACCTGGACCCCCGACCTGCGCGGCATCCGCGGCGAGAACGGCCTGCGCACGGCCCCCTTCACCGACGGCGACCTGGTGGCGAGGGCCGACATCACACCCGGCGACCGCTCCTCCTCGGCCGGCCTCGTCCTGCACGCGTCCGCGAACGGCTCCGGCGGCTACGAAGCCCGCCTGGAAGCCGGCCGCAACGCCGTCGTCCTGCTGGACCGCTCCTCCGGCACCCGCCTCGCCTCCGCCTCCGGCCCGGTCCGACCCATCGCGTCAGGCGGCACGTACCGCGTCGAGGCCCGCGCGACGGGCACAACCATCGAGGTGTACGTGGACGGCGTACGGGCGCTGAAAACCCGCGTGTCCCACACCAAGGGCGCTGCCTTCGGCACCGCGGCCGCGCACGGGACGTCGTACTTCCAGAACGTCGAGGTCCGCAGCACCGCCGACTACTTCACCGAGCCGTACCGCCCCACGTACCACTACTCCCAGCTCACCGGCTCCACCAGCGACCCCAACGGCCTGGTCCACTACGACGGCGAATACCACCTCTTCCACCAGGACCAGGGCCGCTGGGCGCACGCGGTCAGCACCGACCTCGTCCACTGGCAGGCCCTGCCGATCGCCCTGCCCTGGAACGAGTACGGCAACTGCTGGTCGGGCTCGGCGGTTGTCGACGCGGACGACACCTCCGGCCTCTTCGACGGCGGCTCGGGCCTGATCGCGTACTACACCAGCTACCACCCGGACAAGCCGGGCGGAAACGCCAGCGTGCGCATCGCCTACAGCAAGGACAAGGGCCGCTCGTGGCAGTGGCACGGCGGCTCGACCCCGGCCGTGCAGAACCCGGGAGGCCCCGACGCCGGCTGGACCTTCCGCGACCCGAAGGTCATCCGCGACGAGGCCCACGACCAGTGGCTGATGGTCGTCTCCGGCGGCGACCACATCCGCTTCTTCACCTCCACCGACCTCCTCACCTGGACCCAGGTCAGCTCCTTCGGCTACGGCGACTGGGTCACGCCCGGCGTCTGGGAGTGCCCTGACTTCTTCCCGCTACCGGTCGACGGCGACAAGGACAAGCTGAAGTGGGTCCTGACCCTGAGCACGGGCGCCGTACGCGCCACGAACGGCTCGGCCGCCCAGTACTTCACGGGTGAGTGGAACGGCACCGGTTTCACTCCCGACCAGAAGGCCGGCACGGTCCTGCGCGCGGACTCTGGCCGTGACTACTACGCCGCCATGTCCTTCTATGGCCTGCTCGACGACCGCCGAGTCTGGCTCGGCTGGATGAGCAACTGGGACTACCCCTTCAGCGCTCCGACCGGCGGCTGGAACGGCCAGCTGAGCACCCCCCGCGAACTGACCCTCACGGACACCGCCGACGGCGTACGCCTGGCGCAGCGTCCGGTCCCGGAGCTGGTAACGCTGCGCACGTCCACCACGACCCGCAAGGACTTCGCCGTGGGCCCCGGCTCCGCGAACCCGCTCGCGGGAGTCCGGGGCATCGCCTACGAGATCGAGGCCGAGATCACCCTCGGCACCGCCACGGAAATCGGCTTCCGTCTCCGGACCGACGACGACCAGTACACGACAGTCGGATACGACGCCGAGGCGCAGGAGCTGTTCGTGGATCGCTCGGCGTCGGGCCTGAGCGACTTCACGCAGTACTTCGCGGGTCGCACGACCGCGCCGATGAAGACGACCGACGGCCGCGTGACCCTACGCGTGTACGTCGACTCGTCCTCGGTCGAGGCATTCGGCGCGGACGGACAGGCCGCAGTGACCAGCCTGATCTTCCCCACGCCGGACGCCGACGGCATGGCCTTCTACGCCAAGGGCGGCACCGCACACATCGAGTCGCTCAAGGTGCACAGACTGGACAGCACCTTCCGCTTGGTGGATCGAATGAAGCCGCTGGTGGCCGCCCCGACCGGCGGTGAATTCCGCTCGGACCTCGGCAAGTTGACGATCACCCCGCCGGCCGCTGGTCGACGGACAGCGCGGGCCGCGCCGGAAGTTTCGACAAGGACTCCAACGCGATCTCGGCCCGCACGGCGACGGACGTGGACCTCACCACCCTGGTCCGGCTCGGCGGCCCCGACCCGGACACGGGCGGCGCCCTCTCCCTCCTCTGGCGCGCCTCCTCCGACGGCACAGACGCCTACTGCCTCAACATCGACCCCGACCTGCGCGCGATCCGCCTGGTCGCCAAGGCCGACGGCTACTTCGACGACGCCGCCGCCCTCGCCCGCGTCCCGGCCCTGGTCCGCCGCGGCACAACGTATCCGGTCCGCATCCTCACCGAGGGCGACCGCATCCAGGTGTTCCTCAACGGCGAGCGGATCATCGACGTGA